Within Primulina tabacum isolate GXHZ01 chromosome 5, ASM2559414v2, whole genome shotgun sequence, the genomic segment ctccacttctttttcttctctgtCGACACACATCTTCTTTCAATTAAAACTTACGAGTCTTTTTCCCCAAATCGAGATATGTCGacccaaaatcaatttaatCGACCATGATCGACCCAATGTATTGGAGCTGTCATTAGGTCGACAACGTGGGTGACCTACGCTATTTTTTGGTCGATCCAAGCGTCAAGCTTGGATAGACCCAACCATTGTTTTGGTCGACCAAAGCAACAAATGGTCGACCAATTGTTGCTTTGGTCGACCAAACAATTGGTCACCAATTGTTTGGTCGACCAAAGACCAATTGTTGGTCGACCAACAATTGGTCTTTGACCAAAGCAATGGTCGACCATTGGTCGATCAAACAATGGTGGACCATTGTTTGGTCTTTGGTCGACCATTGATAGATGGTCGATCTAAACTTGGTCGACTCACGCTTGGGTCGACCAAAACGTGATCGAAATTTTCTTCTCCAATCAGTCTCGATCGATcaacgaaaataaataataactcGAAATTAACGTTAATATTATCAGATTATTATTAGCCATTCCGTCGATTTGTGTTGAGAATTGTAGTCGGAAAAGAAATGAAAAGGGGGTCGATGGAGAGGATTTAGGTTGAGTCGACTGATGAGAATTAATAACGTGTttaaagtaaatatatatatgtaatcaaatttaattatatatttacatttaaaatacaagGACATTTAAGTAAATTGAATTATCGATCGTTTTTTTAAATACTTCGTAGTGTACTCCCTTTTCCCCGAATTTTCCCCAATTTTGTGACATGGAATAATTGCCGGTGAGAATCTTCGTACCTTTCCACCATCAGAAATTTACAAACGAGGCGTGTTTGTATTAGATGTTTACATATTTTCCTTTTACCTTTTGCTGATCCAAAACTGATTCTTAATGTTCCCAGTCAACCCTAGAAATTTCTATGATACGCGTGAATCTCGATAAACATTCTGCAATCATCGTACCTTTTTGATTCATATGGCTGAGGACAAAGCTAATACAGAAGTCAAACATCCTCAGGCACCTCCACCGGTGAGCTCCATCACTCTCTTCATATTTTCTGGCCAGAAGAAGTCATTGATTCTTCTACGATTGTCCTAAATCTTGATTTTTAGGTGTTATAATACAATTTTAGAATGCCCATTTGAATTCTAATTTATGCATGTGTATCGCCGCTCGGATTCTTGATGGAGTTGAGGAAATCCATTCTGTAAAGATTACATTTGTGTCTTGCATGAGTTCAGGCAGGATTAAAAGTTTTCTTGTGAATTTTATAAACAAGAAGTTGATTGAAAATCATGGTTTGATGATTGATAGTTATTtcaagattttgatttttagttaATTAAAATAGAATTCTCGCGCTTTTGAAGTCCAattctttttccttttcattATGCAGATTGttatttcaataattaattgGAGAGTATGTTTCAAATTTGTAGTTTGTGGAGGTAGAATGCAGGGGTTCAGGCAAGATTCTGCGTTTTTCTTCTGGTACTGAAGCGGGTTTTGCGGTGAATTTGATAAATAAGAGGCTACATAATAAAAATGACAGTGGTGGTATTGAGAATATTACACTTGCTTCACACATCGAGGCAGTGAAAGAAGGGGAAGAAGAGCCAGTTAGCTTTGGCCCCAATTCAGTGCTCGTTAAGTATGGTCCGGATTGGAAGTTGCGGACTGTGGTTCATTCATATGGTgattcaattttttaataaaaagtaccgatgaaatttttgaattttggggAACGTCGCTTATTGTCCCATTTGATCCACCCCTGGTTTTTTATATATGAACCCAAATTGTGATCACCACCAGTAGGCGAGTTGCGGGTCACAAGGTTACTTATATCCTTTTCTTTACTGTGTTTTTTTAATAGGTGATAAAGGGGTACACATTGAACCAACTCGAGTTCGGAAAGTATCTGCTAAGGTACGAGTTTTGGTGCGAAATCTTTGAATTATGAGTTTTGACTAAATGACATTCATGTAAAACAAGATTAATCTACAGGAGATTGTGAAAGGACAAGCCCGGAGATGGCATGTAGTTCTATGATGTGTGGTTTCCTGTGTCTGATATTTTTTTGGATGTATTATTGTTGGGATTAGGTTGCTTAGAAATAAGATGTCAGAAAGCTGGTGGCTTTTGATTGACCCTTGCCATATAAAAAATCATGAGAAATTGGTTTGAGCAGTGTGGTATTGAATGCGTTTGGATGAAGAAGCTGATTCGGAAAAAGCCGGTGGGTTAGACCTCTGAGCTTAAAATAGTGTTCAATATgctgaaattaagaatttagaaaaTGTGGCTGTTAAAGCCTGTGTTTaccttttcaaataaaaaaaaaacaattcttACTATTATATCTAAACATAAATATGCTTACGCTTTTTCCCCcccaaaaaaaaagaataaaaaagcttagctttataaacttttattttaattcttGCTGAATCCAAACTCCATTGTATGTTGTAACCTTTTTCCAGCCTCAAACCATGTCTAATACAAATATATACTCATTTTCTAAAGAAAACCATGAAAAAACAAAATCAAGTGTAAATCCTTAAAAGGAAAGTCTTGATTCTTTTGTGATTTGGTGACACATCCTGCTCTTTTCACAAAAACTTTACTTTTCATACTGTGTACTCATGATATGCATTTAGCTATCCTGTCCAAGATATAGGCACTTGCATAACTTCAACTTTTATGCTCACCAAATTCCTTACAAAAACATGTAAGCTAGATCTGTTAGGCAATTGATATTTTTGGTTTTCCCGAGATAAGATGATTTTGGTGGCAGGGAAATCAGTGGTGATCTTATGCTACCTCGATAATGCTGCATGAAAAACACTTCTTGAttcatttctaaaaaaaacaCTTCTTGATTGTGATTCTTGTACGAGTGGCATTTTGAACGACATTAATGTAAGAGGCAAATGGAAGACTGTTATATCTGTGATTTCTTGGTTTCTACGGTATTATCGGTAAAATTTAGTTACCGAGAGATCATCAATGACGATAATATATTCCCCTACCGTGTTAGTTGCTTAACATTGCAGTTTGGGGTAGAAAAAAGAGAGAAGTGAATACCTAATTTTTTGTATGCTATACGTTGCATAGTTTTCTTAATAGGAATTGTTGGCTCACGACTACCATTATTTACAAAGGCTATCTAATAATGCATTGTCATCTCAACAGGGTCTTGCTGATTCACATTCTACAAGGTCTGAACCACAATCACTGATCAGTTCGGTGTACGTTGGAAAGATATTACTTACTTTTGTTCTGATGTTCATGTTTGGGGCTCTTATTacgatttttcttgaaaatctTCCAAGACTCATCTTGTATATCAATTCATCTGTATGATTCATTGATTCTGATGCACTAAAGCCATAATTCTCTGTATCTTATGTGTTAAGAGTAGCCAGTATAGTATGCAAGTTCTTCCTTTGGTGGTCTCGCTCGCTACAAGATGCTAGATAATTTTACCTCGATAATAATTGACTTGGTGATTTATTTTAAGAACCATTTAATTTTGAGTAACATAGTCAAAAGCATGCATAGTTTTGGTCTTTGTCTAAAAAAATTGGCTCATAATCTGGAAATTAGAAGTCAACTGCTTAATTCCTTTCTAAAGGAAGATAAACCAGTGATGCGATCTGACAAAGCTACGTAATGTATGGGGGTGACTACGTGGATCCTCTCACTCAGTCCAATTAGACATGCATGGTTATATATGACCATCGATGAAATTGTTCTGTGGTTAGCTTATTCTGTTGATCTTCCATGGAACCACGGAACCATGGTGGCTTGCATGTTCTGATTATCTTCTTATCTGTTCTATCCATGGCCAAATTCATCATATGTCTATTATCTTGAATCCCCGAGGTAACATGTACACTTTGAAATAAGATTATAATTATTGGAAATAAGACCAGTTGTTAGATAGCTGGTAGATTCCGGCacttaacaaaaaataaaacttcaaaaaaatttcatgccATGGCTCGAATCACTCAAACTCATATTCTTGACTACATTACGAGCAACCAtggatatttaaatttttttaatgaagaaatctacacttaatttatataaattacattgtatatgacATATTCCAACTTCTTAAACCTTAAATAATTAATCGGCAAAATTGTGAAACATTACAGCATTGGCTAAAAACACGAGGAAATCTAACGTAACAGTAACATTACACACTGAAAGAGTTGATTCTTCCagctcctttttttttttgttgtattTCTTCCAAGTTCAGCTTACACAACCAGAAGCACAGCACATCCATGACATAAACCAGACCTACTAATATGGACCTACAAAGTACTGATACCCTAGACAGAGAGATGATAGAGCCATTTTTCTTCAACCGATTATACAAAACTCACAAAATTAAACTGGGATCCGGCCATCGGCTGGAGTGAAACCAAGTGCCTTAGAGAGAACAAATTTAGGTACTGAGTACTGATCGGGTTGTTCTGCTAATCATTGACTTGCAAGTCATGCACTTTCTTATGCAGAATCGATTCCATGGAACGGATTCTTAGAATGGGTGTCAATTTCTTGAACACGAAATAATGTCTTTTTTTGATAACCTTATAGATGTCCATTTTTCCCGCTGTTGGATTTAAACAACGGAGCTCGCTAATGATAGTTCGTGAATCTCACTCAGCATCCACTCCTCCCCCGTTTGACCTCCAAGGACTATAGCTCTTGTCCCTCCAACAACGCATGTACTGTGTCCCCACGCAAATCTTGGAGGTCGCCCAGGTACGTTTAAAATTCTCCAGGTTGGCTTCTCTTCAGTTGGATCAAGCATATAGAGCTGGGATGCAGAGTGCAGACCTGCCACAGAGCCACCAAAGACAAGGATTCTACCACCAGGAAGACTCACAGCCACATGATCAAGTCGAGGAGGAGGAGCTATGCCTCCTGGATTACCGGCACCAGGCATACCACTGCCTGTGACAGATCTCCAGCAGGGCTCGTCCTCGCTAAGATCCATGGTGAACACATCACTTGATCGGAACCGTAGAGGACCACTTTTGGCAAGACCTCCAAACATCAAGATTTTCCTACCACCATAAACGGATAACGTATGACCCAAACGTGAAGGTGGAGTCCACGCTACTGGTATCTCTCGCCATACGGGTTTCTCCATTGAAAGATCGAGCAAGAAAGTGTCACTCAAAAGAACTCCGGAATCAGCACAACCACCAGACACTATCAGCTTTGTCCCATCAAGGGTGCAGGAGCTATGCCATGATCTAGGAAGTGGTGGAGCTATGCCGGAGATTTCACGCCAAGTAGGGTGTTTGGCATCCAAATCCAACAAAAAGACATCATTGAGCAAGCCTTGTCTACCACAGCCCCCAAATAGAACGAGATGAGAACCATTCACACAAGAAAGAGTGTGACCCCATCGCCCAGGCGGTGGAGAACTCACTTTGACGTATTTCCATTCGGGATTGCTGGAGTTCAGATCCAATACAAATGTATCATTCATGGGCTGCATGTTGACACCTTCTCCACCAAAAAGAACAACACGATTCCCAACAGCACATGCACTGAAGTTGCAACGGGACGGTTCAACGGCACCTCCAACGGTTAGTTTTCTCCATGCTGCTGCTTCCAGAGTGGTAAGCTCCCTTGCCAATCTGCCCCAACCTAATCTTTTAGCGCCAGGCACAGCTTCTAATACTCGAGTTGTTTCACTACCCCATGCATTTTGACAGACCATTCGCCACAGGTCTTCATTCTTTGTTAGCTCATAAAGCCGCCGACAAACCGAGGAGATAGATGCTATATCTCTTGGGCTAAGTTGTGAAAGAATCTTCATAGAAAGTACTTCATCGCTCAAGTGCATTATCCCACAAATCCCACGGCTAATATTCCGACTCCCATCTAATACCACTTCGCGAGAAGAAACATTAAACCTTGCAGGTGCCCTCACAGATTCCGAGGGTGAAGATCCAGGTAGTGGACCCAAATCAAGGGTTGTTTCTGCAAACACCTGTATGCCAATTATATGTGTTATAGTTTCATTATCACCATATATTGGTGTCATGTGCAGCCTATTCATCAGAGGGGATCCATCTTTTCTAAAATTCAATAGTTCTCCTTGAAAC encodes:
- the LOC142546219 gene encoding adagio protein 1-like translates to MEWDSDLESDLSSEGDGEEGIGADLGFLLRKSGGDQSPFSVDSLLQPAPCGFVVVDVLEPDNPIIYVNSVFEMVTGYRAEEVLGRNCRFLQCRGPFAKRRHPLVNSSVVADMRRCIEKGIEFQGELLNFRKDGSPLMNRLHMTPIYGDNETITHIIGIQVFAETTLDLGPLPGSSPSESVRAPARFNVSSREVVLDGSRNISRGICGIMHLSDEVLSMKILSQLSPRDIASISSVCRRLYELTKNEDLWRMVCQNAWGSETTRVLEAVPGAKRLGWGRLARELTTLEAAAWRKLTVGGAVEPSRCNFSACAVGNRVVLFGGEGVNMQPMNDTFVLDLNSSNPEWKYVKVSSPPPGRWGHTLSCVNGSHLVLFGGCGRQGLLNDVFLLDLDAKHPTWREISGIAPPLPRSWHSSCTLDGTKLIVSGGCADSGVLLSDTFLLDLSMEKPVWREIPVAWTPPSRLGHTLSVYGGRKILMFGGLAKSGPLRFRSSDVFTMDLSEDEPCWRSVTGSGMPGAGNPGGIAPPPRLDHVAVSLPGGRILVFGGSVAGLHSASQLYMLDPTEEKPTWRILNVPGRPPRFAWGHSTCVVGGTRAIVLGGQTGEEWMLSEIHELSLASSVV
- the LOC142546218 gene encoding uncharacterized protein LOC142546218, with the protein product MAEDKANTEVKHPQAPPPFVEVECRGSGKILRFSSGTEAGFAVNLINKRLHNKNDSGGIENITLASHIEAVKEGEEEPVSFGPNSVLVKYGPDWKLRTVVHSYGDKGVHIEPTRVRKVSAKGLADSHSTRSEPQSLISSVYVGKILLTFVLMFMFGALITIFLENLPRLILYINSSV